One Melitaea cinxia chromosome 20, ilMelCinx1.1, whole genome shotgun sequence DNA segment encodes these proteins:
- the LOC123663417 gene encoding dolichyl pyrophosphate Man9GlcNAc2 alpha-1,3-glucosyltransferase codes for MAKRADPDKFTVTKDALLPGLFFALLLRWCVAAYPYSGYKKPPMYGDYEAQRHWQEITVQTKVSHWYRNTTQNDLQYWGIDYPPLTAYHSFLMGLVAEWLDPESVRLFASRGYESDSHKTFMRWTVFLSDIYFYVTAALCICIDAERIIGKHHTNVFKRTDIATILFLLYPGLILIDHGHFQYNCVSLGLFLWASFFIIAIENDTLATIFFVLALNYKQMELYHALPFFVYLLRKCFMCIPYKSRYSHIIHRFNKLAIAVIATFIIVWFPLVRTWDDIFAVLYRLFPVKRGVFEDKVSNVWCSANVFVKLKYVYNNEEMIRMCILCTIMSAMPACIDLFCRINRKKFVLCLINVSLAFFLFSYQVHEKSILLVAVPVVMHLPEDPFMCFWFLLVSTFSMLPLLLKDGLLIPFLCTSLIYVSFFSITLKLADKKAGILSFLNANTVYKAANPAANYNSVVLKLLSTNFFFSLQGMFWLGFGTLFVEPPARYPDIFPLLISMYSCVHFIFFLVYFTHQQMLLPTCLPIKRKVKNN; via the coding sequence ATGGCAAAGAGAGCGGATCCGGATAAGTTTACCGTTACGAAAGACGCCTTACTTCCAGGGTTATTTTTCGCTTTACTTTTACGATGGTGCGTTGCGGCTTATCCGTATTCCGGTTACAAGAAACCGCCAATGTACGGAGATTACGAGGCTCAGAGACACTGGCAAGAGATAACAGTGCAGACTAAAGTATCACATTGGTATAGGAACACCACGCAAAACGATCTTCAGTACTGGGGTATAGACTATCCGCCTCTGACGGCGTATCACAGCTTTCTTATGGGCCTTGTAGCGGAATGGCTCGACCCTGAATCAGTACGGCTGTTCGCATCCAGAGGCTATGAAAGTGATTCACACAAAACTTTCATGAGATGGACTGTTTTTTTAAGTGATATATATTTCTATGTCACAGCAgctttatgtatatgtatagacGCAGAGCGCATCATAGGCAAACATCATACAAATGTATTTAAACGCACAGATATAGCTACAATTCTATTTTTACTGTATCCAGGCTTGATACTTATTGATCATGGACATTTTCAGTACAATTGTGTTTCATTAGGATTATTTTTGTGGGCTTCTTTCTTTATTATCGCCATAGAAAATGATACTTTAGCcactatattttttgttttagctcttaattataaacaaatggAACTATACCATGCGCTACCATTCTTTGTGTATTTATTGAGAAAGTGTTTCATGTGCATACCATACAAATCTAGATACTCTCACATAATACATAGATTTAATAAACTGGCTATAGCAGTAATAGcaacatttattattgtatgGTTTCCATTGGTTAGGACATGGGATGACATTTTTGCAgttttgtatagattatttccTGTTAAAAGAGGTGTGTTTGAAGACAAAGTATCGAATGTGTGGTGTTCGGCTaatgtatttgtaaaattaaaatatgtttataataatgaagAAATGATAAGAATGTGTATTTTGTGTACGATCATGTCAGCGATGCCAGCTTGCATAGATCTATTCTGTAGAATTAATAGAAAGAAATTTGTATTGTGTTTAATAAATGTATCATTGGCATTTTTCCTCTTCTCATATCAAGTTCACGAGAAGTCAATTTTGCTCGTGGCTGTTCCCGTCGTGATGCATTTGCCGGAGGATCCGTTTATGTGCTTCTGGTTCTTACTAGTGTCAACGTTTAGTATGCTCCCTTTGTTACTAAAAGATGGCTTACTAATACCGTTTCTTTGTACGAGTTTGATATATGTTAGTTTTTTtagcattactttaaaattagcAGACAAAAAAGCTGgtatattatcttttttaaatgcCAACACTGTCTACAAAGCTGCAAATCCGGCAGCCAATTATAATTCTGTGGTATTGAAACTTCTCAGCACAAACTTTTTCTTCTCGCTACAGGGAATGTTTTGGCTCGGGTTTGGAACTTTATTTGTTGAACCGCCAGCCAGATACCCAGATATATTTCCTTTATTAATATCTATGTATTCGTGTGTGCATTTTATATTCTTTCTAGTCTATTTCACACATCAACAGATGTTATTACCAACCTGCTTACCgataaaaagaaaagtaaagaataattaa
- the LOC123663419 gene encoding mevalonate kinase-like codes for MISLYGVRVSAPGKVILHGEHSVLYDKFAIAASLGLRTSLVIQETNPSSNVLSVHIDLPCVHLKCILSLDEIRKNLFEPFDSRTWREPKALDHEYHLRKVDNFFQIAISKLGKLNSVQTNAIRCFLYILSGIFGGTNILNRSFNVIVDSSLTVGAGTGSSASFAVCLSAALIQLMKLKTGNKDRQFKDDDKALISAWAYNCEKIMHGTPSGIDNATCTYGSLVGFKKGEEPKLSSFKTNLRILLVDTRVSRQTKILVAKVATLWEQNKLAVNSIMDACGHIATSAYEIMEKLSASDCENSEALFKQLSDLWNMNHCLLASLGVSNPALEDIRSLAALYDLACKLTGAGGGGYAIILIPPTVEQKTVDSLRSHFECRGYTVKDTLLGGPGVTLDEIILRRCE; via the exons ATGATTTCTTTATACGGAGTAAGGGTATCAGCGCCCGGTAAAGTTATCTTGCATGGAGAACATTCAGTGTTGTATGATAAGTTCGCGATCGCTGCTAGTCTTGGTCTCAGGACTTCGTTGGTTATACAG gaaaCTAATCCATCTTCAAATGTTTTATCAGTACATATTGATTTACCGTGCGTGCATCTCAAATGCATCTTATCACTAGACGAAATCAGGAAGAACTTGTTCGAACCATTTGATAGCCGAACATGGCGTGAACCAAAAGCACTAGACCACGAATATCACCTGAGGAAAGTAGATAATTTTTTCCAAATTGCAATTTCCAAACTTGGTAAACTTAACAGCGTGCAAACGAATGCGATCCGTTGTTTCCTGTACATCCTTTCTGGGATTTTCGGCGgtacaaatattttgaatcGTAGTTTCAATGTAATCGTCGATTCGAGTTTAACGGTTGGCGCTGGGACCGGTAGTTCAGCGTCATTCGCTGTTTGTCTGTCAGCTGCTTTGATACAGCTCATGAAGTTGAAGACTGGGAATAAAGACAGACAGTTTAAGGACGATGATAAAGCGCTTATATCAGCTTGGGCGTATAACTGTGAAAAGATCATGCATGGCACACCTTCAG GTATAGATAATGCGACATGCACATATGGATCATTGGTCGGCTTCAAGAAAGGTGAGGAACCAAAGCTGTCATCATTCAAAACCAATTTAAGAATACTATTAGTCGATACAAGAGTTagcaggcagacaaaaattctggTGGCCAAAGTAGCTACACTTTGGGAGCAGAATAAGCTAGCTGTTAATAGTATTATGGACGCTTGTGGGCACATCGCGACTTCTGCTTATGAG ATCATGGAGAAGTTATCTGCCAGCGATTGTGAAAATTCTGAAGCACTCTTCAAGCAATTATCG GATTTGTGGAATATGAACCACTGTCTCCTGGCGTCTTTGGGAGTTTCGAATCCGGCGCTCGAGGACATCAGATCGTTAGCGGCGTTGTACGACCTCGCTTGCAAGCTTACCGGCGCGGGGGGTGGAGG CTACGCCATAATACTTATACCACCAACAGTTGAACAAAAAACGGTCGATTCTCTAAGGAGTCACTTCGAATGCAGAGGTTACACAGTCAAAGACACGCTACTCGGTGGCCCCGGTGTTACTCTAGATGAAATAATATTACGTAGATGTGAATAA
- the LOC123663420 gene encoding bolA-like protein 2 translates to MVYTEDYLKEKLTKELEAVHVEVVDQSDGCGGKFAALIVSDKFQGKPLLARHRLVNSVLQEELKTIHAFTQKTLTVEQWKSQNE, encoded by the exons ATGGTCTACACAGAGGACTATCTTAAAGAAAAACTAACCAAGGAATTAGAAGCCGTTCATGTC GAAGTCGTGGATCAGAGTGACGGTTGTGGGGGCAAGTTCGCTGCGCTCATAGTCTCTGACAAGTTCCAGGGGAAACCGCTCTTGGCTAGACACAG ATTAGTAAATTCAGTACTCCAAGAAGAGTTAAAGACAATACACGCGTTCACACAGAAGACGCTGACTGTCGAACAGTGGAAATCACAAAACGAATAA
- the LOC123663591 gene encoding protein adenylyltransferase SelO-like: MKMEGETSLLKTNLTEWRFCLYPKYILLPIDENHDQVKNNVKNVIYSEVTPRPLERNIRLVCASENAMINILDMDPNIANNQEFVEFIAGRKLPYGALPVAHRYGGHQYGLWVGQLGDGRAHILGEYISRLNKRWQVQLKGSGQTPYSRLYDGRAVLRSCIREMIASEAMYYLGVPTTRAAAVVVSDEAVVRDMFYTGSARRERAAILLRLSESWFRFGSLEILARNGELGVLRQILDFVIKEHFPDIQLTDDNRYIRLFSEIAHRTLDLVAKWQGLGFTHGLLNTDNMSLLGVTLDYGPFGFIDSYDSGFVANCFDSEGRYAFGKQPDVMVWNIGQLANALEPLLTPAQQVHVSHILKTLDTYCKNKILETFLVKIGLKKERWGDEELVEKLLDMMQQTGADFTATFRQLAELQPHELSSELKLNEKWSLKRLSSHSFWGCWLDQYRNRLDKEAVDTSNAAGLFEEERRKRMFAVNPVYVPRNWLLHSAIIDAEKDDFEKVRFLLQVITNPYEVQPEAEIRGYSSQPPFWAYELKISCSS, encoded by the exons ATGAAAATGGAAGGAGAAACAAGTTTGTTAAAGACAAATTTAACAGAGTGGAGGTTTTGCCTTTATCCGAAATACATTTTGTTGCCGATTGACGAAAATCATGATCAAgtcaaaaataatgtgaaaaacGTTATCTACTCTGAG gTTACGCCACGTCCGCTGGAACGTAACATCCGCTTGGTATGCGCTAGCGAAAATGCTATGATCAACATTTTAGACATGGATCCGAATATCGCAAACAATCAAGAGTTTGTCGAATTTATAGCTGGCAGAAAATTACCTTATGGAGCGTTACCTGTCGCTCATAG ATATGGTGGTCATCAATACGGCTTATGGGTAGGTCAATTAGGAGATGGAAGGGCACACATCCTTGGCGAATATATAAGTAG GTTAAACAAGCGCTGGCAGGTTCAACTCAAAGGTTCGGGCCAGACTCCATATTCTCGTTTATATGACGGTCGAGCGGTGCTACGTTCCTGTATAAGAGAGATGATTGCGAGTGAGGCCATGTACTACTTGGGTGTTCCGACTACTAGAGCTGCTGCTGTGGTTG TGAGCGATGAAGCCGTGGTTCGAGATATGTTTTATACGGGTTCTGCGCGTCGCGAGAGAGCCGCCATTTTGTTGCGACTGTCTGAAAGTTGGTTCCGTTTCGGTTCCTTGGAAATATTGGCGAGGAATGGAGAGTTAGGCGTGTTGAGGCAGATTCTTGATTTTGTCATAAAG GAACACTTTCCAGATATACAACTTACAGATGATAACAGGTACATACGATTATTTTCAGAGATTGCTCATAGAACTTTGGACCTCGTGGCTAAATGGCAAG GGTTGGGTTTCACTCACGGTCTGTTGAATACAGACAACATGAGTCTCCTCGGTGTGACACTTGATTATGGACCGTTTGGTTTCATCGACTCCTATGACTCTGGTTTCGTTGCGAACTGTTTTGATAGCGAAGGACGATACGCTTTTGGTAAACAACCTGAT GTGATGGTATGGAACATAGGGCAGTTAGCGAATGCCCTGGAACCTCTGTTGACACCAGCACAACAAGTCCATGTCTCGCATATACTAAAAACCTTGGACACATACTGCAAAAATAAGATTCT AGAAACATTCCTGGTGAAGATTGGACTTAAGAAAGAGCGTTGGGGTGATGAAGAGCTGGTGGAGAAGTTACTCGATATGATGCAGCAGACGGGAGCTGACTTCACCGCTACGTTTAGACAACTAGCTGAA CTGCAACCTCACGAATTGAGTAGCGAGCTGAAATTAAATGAGAAGTGGTCGCTAAAACGTCTATCTTCTCACTCTTTTTGGGGTTGTTGGCTGGACCAATACCGCAACCGATTAGATAAAGAGGCTG TGGACACGAGTAATGCTGCTGGTCTTTTTGAAGAGGAACGCCGAAAACGAATGTTCGCCGTTAACCCTGTATACGTGCCGAGGAACTGGCTGTTACATAGCGCCATCATTGATGCAGAGAAAGATGACTTTGAAAAG gTTCGATTCCTACTTCAAGTGATAACTAATCCGTACGAAGTTCAGCCGGAAGCAGAAATCCGAGGATATTCTTCCCAGCCTCCATTCTGGGCTTACGAGTTAAAGATTAGCTGTTCCAGTTAA